One Nicotiana tabacum cultivar K326 chromosome 23, ASM71507v2, whole genome shotgun sequence genomic window, AAGGCTAAGAAGGCAAACATGTTTCTTGTCTTAGATCTAATTTGAATACCAGAGTCTAAGAGAGTGATCACATTTTGAAGGGGATGTGAGCTCTTGTGCTTCCAGTTGGATACTTGAACTTCAGGATTCGAAGGACCAGGTTCCTCCACATTCGAACCATCATTGACATCAACAGAAGTATGACTTCCACTTATTTGTCTAGTATCATGAGTACGTGATACAACATCAACAACCCTATGTTCAGCTTCAGTTGAGGTAATAGAGGGACCAGGTTCATCTGTGCCTTTTGGAGATTCTGCTGCATCGTTTTCATCACTCTACTTGACTTGACTCATCAGATCAGTCTTTCCATTTGCAATATCTATAGCTTCACCGGGAACCTTTGAAAATTCTCCATCTTCAGCTTTCTTATTATGTGACCCTTTCCTACTGGATTCATGGGattcatcaaaaatcacatgcacactttcttctacacactgGGTTCCTTTGTTGTAGACTTTGTATGCCTTGCTTTGAGAGGAGTAACCAAGAAAAATTTCCTCATCACTTTTTGCATCAAATTTTCCCAAAGCCTCATTACCATTGTTGAGAATAAAACATTTGCATCCAAATACACTCAAGTAAGTCAGCTTAGGTTTTCTCTCATTGAGCAGTTCAAAGGGAGTCTTCTCAAGCAAGGACCTGATTATGCACCTGCTAATCAAGTAGCAGGCAGGTTTCAATGCTTCAACCCAAAAACCTTTAGGCACACCACTGTCGATCAACATTTTTCTAGCATATCTTCAAAAGTCCTATTTTCCCTCTCCAAACAATACCATTTTGCGGAGGTGTTCTAGGAGCAAAAATGTTATGACTTATACtattttcaacataaaattcaTCGAACTTGATATTGTCAAATTCAGTGCCATGATCGAATCTAATACTCACAATGTGATTTTCCAGTTTCATATGAATCTGCTTCACAAATGCAACAAACGTTGGAAATATTTCATCCTTGGTTCTTATAAAAAAACGTCCAAGTAAATCTGGAATAGTCATCCACAATCACAAAGTTTgacttctttcctcctctactaGGAATCCTCATAGGTCCACAAAGATCTATATGAAAAAGATCAAGTGTCCTTAAGGTGCTCACTTCTTTCCTTGGTTTAAAAGAAGACCTGACCTGCTTTCtttttacacatgcatcacacaccttgTGATTCTTGAACTTCATCTTTGGCAGCCCACAAACTAGATCCTTTATAGCCAATTTGTTCAGCAAGGTAAAACTTGCATGTCCCATTCACCTGTGCCATaactcagcatcatcatcaatggCACTTAGGCATGTTAAATCACCAACATTCAGTAAATCAAAGTTTGCAATATATATGTTCTTGAACCTTTTGGCTATCAACACCACTTCACCATATTTGAGGTCGGTGATGGTGCAAGATTTGGAAAAGAACTTCACTTCATTTACCTTGTCACGGATTTGAGACTCGCTCAACATGCTATATTTCAAGTAATTCACATAGTGCACATTCTCAATTGTATGGGAGAgcatttttccaatttttccaacaCGAAGAATATAGCCTTATTACTATTTCCAATAGACACATTCTCACCTTGGAAGGCCTTGAGTGAGAGGAAATCATTCATTCTTCCAGTTCATATGTTTCGaacagccactatccatgtaccattttgACTGCCTCCTCTCACTCTAGCCTACACACAAAATCActgattagacttaggaacctaAGCTAGCTTGGGTCGCTTATAATGATAGAATAGGTGAATCAAGCTTCTTTTAGCCCAtgcatgcaacacatattttcttttcaaagaaCCAAGTTTCTCAACAGTAGACTTCTTTTCAacaaagtttttatttttctgtAGAGACTGAATTTTAACTTTACATGAATCCCTGTAATGTCCAGTCTGACCACAATGAGTGCACATCCAATTATCAGCCACATTGACATGCTTGCTATGAGGATTATTGGGGTTTTTGGCCTTTTGGAACCCAATTCCTTGCCTGCCTCCTTCATTACTCTTGTACATAGACGTAATTACATCAGAGGACCAGGCCTAGTGGAATGACTTATCAAgatcatttttaaccctttttagaTCCTCCTTAAGTTTTCTATTCTTTTCTAGCTCAGCAACAAGACtccttttaattttcttaagctcactctcaagctcaagttgagccTGACTAGCCACTTCTTTTCCCTTAGGGGTGTCCATTGATTTTTTCATTTGGTTTTCCAACAAGGTATTTTTTGTAGTTGTTTCTTCCACTTGTTTCTTCAAATCTACAGTGGAAACTATCATATCATCCCTCTCTCATTGATGATTGGCTAGAAAATTGTGTTTTAGTCGTGTTTTACACTATAATTAATGCACTTTACGTGTGTTTGACCTTAAATAATAGTGAACTGCACTTATTACttgttttataccttgtaggaaGTGATTCTGAGTTAGAAAGTTTATTTGGAGCTGAATCAAACAaattagagctttgaagtctgagtaaaagcccgaGGAATTAAAcagggatcgcgttcgggggtcgatGACCATGTTTGGAtagcaaaaattgagaaaaaaggaACACTCTGAGAAAAAAACACTATCGTCCTGTGTGGGGTGCCGCGAGGTGCGGCGCGGTAGTGCACTTGGGATAAGTTTGTCAGAAATGTGTCTCTGTAAATCctcacaggcgcgccgcatggtgCGATGTGAGGCGTGGGGTGCCTGTGCATTTTCCCTAGAGTGCTGTCCTAGTTCAACTTGGAAAGAGTAGTTTTGTCCGAACCCACTTCTACacggtataaatacaccaaaaacacATTTTTGATGGGACTTTTGATCTACAAAAGATTTATGAAGCAATTAAGGCAAGAAGACCcaagaattcatcaagatttCAACCAACAATTAGTGCAATACGGGAGTTTGTACCGAATTATTAGAATTGGTGTTTTCTATGTCTTTAAACCTTCTTGAGATGGATTTTTCCTTTGCTATGGAGTAATTTCCCTTAGGGTGTTGCCAAATATGGTATATTGATAACTTAATTAGGGATTCGATTATTGACAATTAGTTTGAATTATTTGATGGAGCTTTAAATCATAATGtgaagttatttattatttttcttaatcgaaagaggagctTTATATTGAATTTCTTTACATCTTACGCTCTAGTTTAATTTCGTGATTCAActaggtaatcgaaagagcctCCTGAATTATTAATCGAGCTAGAAAATAGGGAAATATttatgagaagttaccctttagactaaatcatcattttattcGTTGCAATTGGTCACTGTGCTTCAATTGAATTAATTACTAAATTTAACATTTAATCAAAACAGGAAGCTTAACTTCAAGTGTAATCTAACTATCTGGTGAATTTGTGAGAATCAACAGTATTATAGAGTAAACTATTTCAAGAATTGGATCCCGGGTCAATTATCTTGCGCCTATGTAGTCAATTacccttatttctctcattgatatttcTTTGGTGCTCATTGTTGTCCTTCGTGATCAATTGATAATTGCTAAATTTTAGTAGTTAATCATACGTGATAATCATTCAATCAAGTATTAATTTTCCTGGATAGTAATTAACTAAAGATTATTCAaacactatttaaatccaattccTATGGAGACGATAAtttaactatactatctttgactagtgaGCAATAATTTTGTGAGGTGATTTATGCTCgtcaaatttttggcgccgttgccggggaatcgGCAATCAATcgtgtttaaaatatttttagtattaATTTAGGAACTAATTTTACTTTACTATATTCACGTTTTCTCACTTGTGTGCAGGATACAATTTTAACCTCTttggtgtatgactcgatcttctTCAAAGGAAGTGATACCTTACGAACCAGAGTTGGTGAAACACCTGCGACAATTGATAAAAGAAAGAGGATTCACCAAAACTTTCTTGGGACAATCTTCATCCCAAGAACACATGGCAAAGAGTGGTGATGATAGGGTAGACTTAGTTGCAAGAGAGGCAACACAACAGAGAGAAAAAGCTGCACGGTTACTAGCTGAAGCAGCCCTTAGAGCTGTTGATGAGGCTGTTGAAGAAGATGGGGGTTGAAGATTCAATCTAAATCGATCCTGGTTGAAGACCAGTTCAGAAATGTAGCCCCCAAGCTTGGGAGATCACTAGGTGATTATGCCAGACCAGCCTACAATTAGGGACTGATAAGTGTCATACCTCCACCCATAGTAGGAAATAATTTTGTGTTGAAGCAAGGCTTGCTTCAAACCATCCATAACAATTATGTCTTTAGAGGGAAGGTGTATGAAGATCCAAACACTCACTTGATGGACTTTGAGAAAATCATGAACAAATTTCAGTACAATGGAGTGTCCAAAGATGCagtctacttaagggcattccccttttaaCTGAAGGATCACGCAAAGCACTGGCTTCGAAGCTTACCAACTGGATCGATCAGGACATGGAAAGATATGATTTAAAGTTTCTTGACAAGTACTTCTCAGCTGCAAAAATAGGGAAATTCAGAAGGAAAATCCACAACTTCTGCCAGAAGGACGCTGAAACAGTCTTCGAAGCTTGGTAAAGATTCAAGGAGACAGTGAGAAGGTGTCAGCGTAATAGAATCGAATTGTGGATGCAACTCTAGGACTTTAGGGATGGACTGACACCCTACTCACGATGAACTCTAAGTACTGCATGTGAAGGTCCATTAATGTAGAAAACTCCGAAGGAGGTGGTCTCAATCCTAGATGAATTTTCTGAGGATGCTAACTAGTGGCCTGTTAAGAGTAATAACAGAAGAAAATCTATTGGGGGTTCACCAGGTGGTCTCTAACACATCAGTGCAAGCCCAACTAGACAATATGGCCAAATAGATAAGAAAGCTGACCTTAGCCAAGGTACAGAGTGAGCCACAAGCAGCATGTGACTTTTGTGTAATGTGACACCCTGCACATAAGTGTCAAGCTTCAGCTGAGGAAGTTAACGTTGTGGGGAACTATAATAGAGGAAACCACCATGGTGGGAACAACTACAATGCTTGGGACAAAGACATCTAGGTTTTTATTGGAGTtctgtaattgggcctattcaCCTGCTAGTTAATCACCAAAACCACTTCTAACAACACATCCACTTCTGAACTAGCCGATACAGCAGTACTAGCAATACCAGCCATAACACTCAAATCAATCTAGTATAGAAGATATCATGAAGTCGTTCATCAACAAATCAGATGAGAAATTTGAGACTCAAGGGGCAGTCATTCAAAATTTAGAAAGATAGATGGGACAGATTAAAAACTTGTTGTCTAAGAGGGCTCCTGGGACTCTACCCTATGACACTAAAAAGAACCCAAATAAAATAATCAAAGTTGTATCTCTGAGAAGTTGCAAAACATTAGCTGGCCCAGTTGTGAAAACTAGACCCGATGTGGTGAACAAGCAGACTGAGACACTAGAAGAGCAAAAGAGTGAAGAACAGAAAAGCTAGAGTAGTGGGGTACAAAAGGAGATTGAAAAAGTAAACACATACCAGCTCTGCCATTCCCTCAAAAGATGAAGCAGAAAAAATTAGATAAGTGCGTTGGGCGGTTCTTGGAGATGCTCAAGCAACTTTATGTGAACATTCCTTTTACAAAGGTTCTCACTCAGATACCTgcttatgctaagttcttgaaggaAATCTTGTCCAGCAAGAGGATATTAGAGGAGACAACAATGGTCAAGATGAATGCCCACTGCAGTGCCATATTGTAAAATAAAAATCCTCAAAAGTGCGGGGACCTGGGAAGCTTCAACATACCATGCTCGTTGGGGAGTGAGAAATTCGACAAGGCCATCTGCGATTCTGGTGCTTCTATAAATTAATGCCTTTGTCTGTGCTTAGGAAACTGGAAGGTGATCTTGGATTATTCAAATCCATACTAGTGTCCCTACAACTGGCTCACTAGACCGCCATCCTACATGAATGAATCATTGAGAATATTCTAGAACGGGTGgacaaatttgtgttccctgtgGACTTTATGGTGGTGTACAT contains:
- the LOC142177089 gene encoding uncharacterized protein LOC142177089; protein product: MLIDSGVPKGFWVEALKPACYLISRCIIRSLLEKTPFELLNERKPKLTYLSVFGCKCFILNNGNEALGKFDAKSDEEIFLGYSSQSKAYKVYNKGTQCVEESVHVIFDESHESSRKGSHNKKAEDGEFSKVPGEAIDIANGKTDLMSQVKVVDVVSRTHDTRQISGSHTSVDVNDGSNVEEPGPSNPEVQVSNWKHKSSHPLQNVITLLDSGIQIRSKTRNMFAFLAFLYQIEHKNIKEALKDVGWIAAMQEEIHQFERNKVWHLVPRPSNRTDWNRMGVQEQA